From bacterium, the proteins below share one genomic window:
- a CDS encoding Mu-like prophage major head subunit gpT family protein — MAGPNLSPSDFARVLEVACKEEFFRIYEDSYYQDAAWKDAVMITSSDGETEYYGFGGRLPVPGRIDEDARIHYGLDDESYSLTNYTYGLAIDIHRKMVEDDRHNYIRQKFQSAAIGHQIKLQENWGSLITDGTAATCHDGQYFFDTDHPGSADQSNDDQGKAVATATLSTSLSNAIDVLKVMRAFTDPKGNPLDIRPTHVVTGIGDTGVAWEMLVNTPGAAGTENAGYNPFFEKLALIQTPYISSPTAWYFLDLGKPVRPFIFQKRIDLEVNVFEPDQHTDNYVTKTYERYRFGYGPWYLAIVGDA; from the coding sequence GTGGCAGGACCCAACCTTTCGCCGAGCGATTTCGCGCGCGTGCTGGAGGTGGCGTGCAAAGAAGAGTTCTTCCGCATCTACGAGGACTCGTACTACCAGGACGCCGCCTGGAAGGACGCCGTGATGATTACCTCGAGCGACGGCGAAACCGAGTACTACGGCTTCGGCGGCCGCCTGCCGGTCCCGGGGCGCATCGACGAGGACGCCCGCATCCACTACGGCCTCGACGACGAGAGCTACTCCTTAACCAACTACACCTACGGCCTGGCCATCGACATCCACCGCAAGATGGTCGAGGACGACCGGCACAACTACATCCGCCAGAAGTTCCAGAGCGCCGCCATAGGCCACCAGATCAAGCTCCAGGAGAACTGGGGCTCGCTCATCACCGACGGCACCGCGGCCACGTGCCACGACGGCCAGTACTTCTTCGACACCGACCACCCGGGCAGCGCCGACCAGTCCAACGACGACCAGGGCAAGGCCGTGGCGACGGCTACCCTATCCACCTCGCTCTCGAACGCCATCGACGTCCTCAAGGTCATGCGCGCCTTCACGGACCCCAAGGGCAACCCGCTCGACATCCGGCCCACCCACGTCGTCACCGGCATCGGCGATACCGGCGTGGCGTGGGAGATGCTCGTTAACACGCCGGGCGCCGCGGGCACCGAGAACGCCGGCTACAACCCGTTCTTCGAGAAGCTCGCGCTCATCCAGACGCCCTACATCTCCAGCCCCACCGCCTGGTACTTCCTCGACCTCGGCAAGCCCGTCAGGCCGTTCATATTCCAGAAACGCATCGACCTCGAGGTCAACGTCTTCGAGCCCGACCAGCACACCGACAACTACGTCACCAAGACGTACGAGCGGTACCGCTTCGGCTACGGCCCGTGGTACCTCGCGATAGTCGGCGACGCCTAA